The proteins below come from a single Malus domestica chromosome 03, GDT2T_hap1 genomic window:
- the LOC139194656 gene encoding disease resistance protein RPV1-like produces MECFMTLLHMCFRLFKFSSPSSGADDNGTDNPPLRGKYDVFISFRGEDTRFKITTSHLHAALLQRKIETYIDCNLQRGEKIGPALLEAIEKSTLSVIIFSQNYVSSTWCLEELVHILKCKQNSGKIVIPIFYDINPSDVQRQCGSYARAFAQLEKRFNDSIDKVQKWRDDLTTAASLSGLIIQKNQGN; encoded by the coding sequence ATGGAGTGTTTCATGACTCTCTTGCACATGTGCTTCAGATTGTTTAAGTTTTCTTCTCCGTCTTCTGGTGCCGATGATAATGGTACTGATAACCCCCCTCTCCGGGGAAAGTATGATGTGTTTATCAGTTTCAGAGGTGAGGACACCCGCTTTAAGATTACCACCAGCCATCTTCATGCTGCCTTACTTCAGAGGAAAATTGAAACCTACATAGATTGCAACCTCCAGAGAGGAGAAAAAATCGGACCTGCCCTTCTAGAGGCAATCGAGAAATCCACTCTTTCGGTGATCATTTTCTCACAAAATTATGTTTCTTCCACGTGGTGTTTGGAGGAACTTGTGCATATACTCAAATGCAAGCAAAATTCTGGCAAGATAGTTATACCCATATTCTATGACATCAATCCATCTGATGTACAACGACAGTGCGGAAGTTATGCGCGTGCATTTGCTCAACTTGAAAAACGTTTCAACGATAGTATCGACAAAGTGCAAAAGTGGAGGGATGATTTGACCACCGCAGCCAGTCTATCTGGTTTGATTATTCAGAAAAATCAAGGTAACTAA